TCACTGAGAAGGAATTACAAGCTGAAATTGCCCAGCGCCATGAACGACAAGAGGTCGAGTCTCTTCCGTGGTCTGAGCTGGAACGCCGGCTGGACGTTGTGGAGGAAAGGCAAAGGTTCTTGCTCCGTCGTCGTCCTCGTCGTCATCCGGCCGGGCAGAATGAAGACGGGGCCGGAGGTAATTGATGGGCTGCACATGCAAGATGTCTGAATGTCAAGTTTTCCGCCGAGGCCAGTGTGATCCATTTATTTCCTATGTTTGTTCTATCGCTCTTTTGATATTCTGCAACGGAACTTAAACACGGATAACACAATTATCCATACTTTTCTCTGTGTTCTTAGCTTGTTGAAACACAATTAGGGATTTACGTTACGACGAAGCCAAAcgataataactaataaaaaaattaatacagaCATGGTGTTATATTATGCGATTACAAGAATAAGGTAAAATACACCATCAGCACGCATAGCAATTAGCATGATCGGCATCTCCATCGCTGGGGTTTACAAAACTACTTAAACGCAATAAGTCCCAAGAACTTCCGCACCTCGTATTCGGCCAGGCATTGCACACACGCCACAGTGGACAGATCGCTGTCGTCACCGATGGTCCCACGGGTACGGCAACTACCGGAACGGCATGACACGGAATCTTCTGGGTTCGCCGGGGGTATATCGGACCACGGACCGGCGAAAACCTGCGTGAAGACCTCCCTGCACCTTTCGACTTTGCCGGACTCACGAACGACGCAAAAAAGTTCGAATCCACGACTGACCTCATCATCTGTTTTGTCGCCGAGCGACAGAAGCAGCATCGCAGCGATGTAGCAGGCCTCCACATCGCCCAACTCTGCTGCCTCGGTCAGGGTCCGCATACCACCTCTGCGGTGGCCACACCAGAATAAATGAGACATCCCAACGCGGAGCATAGCGGCCGGATTCCGCGCTATGGCGCATCGACGAAGAAATGTCATTGCAGGCGTACCGGAGTAGTCCAGGAAGCAAGCGATAGGCAACACCGACACCAAGGTGTGCCTGTACACGGCGTCGGAATTGCATGCACATGCAAATAACCAGCAACTCGCCTGCATGTTGAACAGATCCTCAATCGAATTCGATGCAACCATCGTGGCAATACTCGACCATAATTCGACAGGAAGAAAATTCGGCAGACACTCGTGCTGAATGGATGCCTCCAGTTTCGTTTTGTCCTCTTGTGAACTTCCGGCCATTTGGAGGGACTTCGAGGACGGATTATTGGAGATTACAAAAGGAGGATGGACGAATTTGTAGATACCCTTCTGGCATTTTGCTTTTAATATAATATACTGCCGTTCGGGGGGTAGGGGGAGGGGGGTTGCCCGTGGTTCAGTACCGCATACGTTTTCCTAGATGTTTTCGTTTACCGATGCATtcatatattataataattatattgattATAGAAGCATTTATCGTAATTAAATCATACGGCAGATGGCCGACGTTTTAGTCCAAGGTCTTACGGGTCAGTGCAACAACGGGATGGAGACACCATAGACCGACGCCTCCCCTCCCCGGCAATGTATGTTTAGGATTACTATTGCACATATTAGTCGCAACGCTAATATTGAACTTTTATGGcccgttttttttttcttttttaatttattcggCTTGGCCTATTAGCGAATGAAGTAATGAAATAGTGCTACTATCGTAGGTTATGCGTGTGACCGTTTAAATGTTTGAAAACTGTGATATGCATCGGTTCGAATATGTCACTTATACGGTCCACAACAGCGGGGATTTACAAGGCCACCCAACCCTAAACACCCGACTCATTAACAATGAAATACGTTCAGCTTCGGTTACAGCGAAACTTCATCTGAAAGTAAATAGACTAAAGAAATGCAACACCTCGAACTCGGCAAGGCAGTGGACGCAGGACACAGTAGAGGAATCGTTGGTGGCACCCATGGTTCCTCGGGTCGGGCAGACGGTTGACCGACAGACGACGGGCTTCCCTGGATCCGACGGGTGCACCCCAATCAGCGGATTTGCGAACAACTGCCCGAAGATTTCTCTGCACATTTCGATTTTTCCAGCAGCCAGCACGTTCTCAAACATTTCAACCCCCCTTCCAGCGTCCGTCCCGTCCCCAACACCTGGCGTCAGCAGCAGCATCGCACAAATGTAGCGGGCTGGGACATCACCCGCATCGGCGGCCTCAAGCAGGGTGTCGACCCCAGCGACGTGTCGACCCATCCAGCAGAATTCTCTCATCCCTATACGGAATATAGCGCCCGGATTTCCTGCGCGCGCGCTGACACAAAGGAACCCATCCTCAGGACGGTCCTCCAAGTCATAACCGAACACGACGGGTATCTCCGCCATGGAGGCCACCTTGAACACCGCAGATGAGCGGCAGATGTCCAAAAATACCTTGCAGGTCGCCTGCATGTTAAACAGATCCTGGATGGACGACGACGCAACCCTTAATGCAATTCTCTCCCATATCTCGCGAGGGAGAAGGGTCTGCGGACAGACGCGCGGTGGGAcccctttccctttccctttcccttttcctttccTTCTCCCATATCCGGCCTTCTCTCCTATTCTGCCTTTCTCGGTGGTTGCACTAGATCTCATCCTATTTGATCTAAATTTAATGAATAGGTGGTGGAAGGGGAAGTTTACAGGAGGACCGTCGTTAGTATGGATCACCAGATGAGGGGAAGCAAAACTGGGTACTGAACTTATAAACTGCAAAACGGCTCACCAGATAAGTCAGGAACCGTGCCACGCACGCCTTCATTTACGCCAGCTGTAAGTCTGTAACCGATGCTTCGTTTTTAGGGTTGGCACGGGAATCGAAGACATCTTAAACGTCGGTTTAGAACCTGAACGCTGAAAAAtaactttaaatttaaatttaaaactaCATTAAATTTGTTATCCCTTGTTTTTCGTTAAAtataaatatcttattttttcaaaaaacaaacGACTTACATTAATTAATAACAcattttctaattaaaaaaaaagtattcaAAGCAGCTTCTCACTTTACACTATAAGGCCTACACTATATAGGTATACGTGCACGTTAATGACAAACCCTATCCCTCTCAATGCTTCTTTCCCAGTTCTTCTCTGCCGTTTCTCCTTCTCTCACCTCTCCATCCACCCTTACCCACCTCCTTATTTCTGCCACCCTCCACTACTCTCTCCGTTGTGCACTACCGAGAAAATGTCGAAGGAGACCGGCGACGACAACGGCGCCAGGCACCTCACCCTCAAGGAACGGCCCATGTCCAGAATGATCGACGTCGTCCGTACAGATGAAAAGTCCATCGTATGTGACTTCGTTCAAGCCGAACTTCTCAGGAGGGAGGAAATTTGGGAGGCTAGCGTTGAGACAATATCACAGCAACTCTTCCGTGTCAGGTCCGAGAACTTGAAGTTAATGGTCAAGTTGAACAACATGGAGGATCAACTGGCTCAAGACGAGAAGGCAAGGCGTCTTGAGGAAAAGTTTCTGCGCATGGAGCAGAAACAGTGTGATGCGACCGTTCGCCGAATGTATGACAGAGCAAACGAAATGATGGCCGAAAGCTCAAAGTGGCGTGACCTGGCACAAAGGGTCGTCGATGTTTTGGAGGTCGAGGACAAATCTTTGTCCCCTCCATTACGCGTTCAACCGGAGCAGAGTGAACACAGGGACGGAGGAATTTGACCTGGTGCACATGTGTGACATATCTATGTTGTGTTGGTTTCTGTCGAAGCCTGAAGCCCTGAACTTTCTATTTAGTTTGTTTCTTAGGTCGCCCTTGTTTTCGGTAGATTAATATTCTATGCTTCTAGTCATTATAATTCCGTTTAATCCAGATGCGGTTAACTATCAACATCTTCTCATCTCCTGTATTGTTAGTAATAATTTGAGTATATTTAAGTTGAAATAATTTCCCATAAATACGCAAAACACGCCCTTCGGCGAATCGCCATTGAGTTAACGATTTTTGGGCTGTTCTGTATCAATTCAAGGATTACACCAATTTTTTTCCAATATCCAAAAAAAGGGCTAACTTTTTTTATATTGGATTGTTACTAGTGTTTTTCATTAATATTATAACATTTTGCTGTAATACTGTGTCATGGGATAAGAAGAAATCGTGTGTAACGATTTTAAGTAAgtcagaaaaattaaaaaaagttattagAAATCGTAAATTACGATTTTAAGTAAATATAAATCGTTTATTTTCCCAAAAATAACCCAAGTACATCAATTACTTGTTTATTCGACGAAGCTTCCCAATTTACACGGTATATGTATACGTGCCCCTTAACGACAAACCCTACCTCCCAATGCTTCTTTCCCAGTTCTTCTCTGCCGTAACTCCTTCTCTCACCTCTGCGTCTATCCTTATCCTCTTCCTTATTTCTGCCACCTTCCACTGCTCTCTCCACTGTGTACTTCTGAGAAAATGTCGAAGGAGACCGTCACCGACCCCACACTTAGTCCCGTCGACCTCACGGAAGAACTGATGTCTAATCTGATCAACATCTTCCGTACAAATGAACAGTCCGCGGATTTTGACCTCTTTGAGGCCGAACTTCTCAGGAGGGAGGGGTTATGGGAGGCTAGGAGTGAAAAGGCGGCAGAAGAACTCTTCCAGCTCCATGCCAAGAACGTAGACTTAATGGTCAAATTGAAGCAAATGGAGGATCAactggaggaagagaagaaggCACGGCGACGGGATGAAAAGTTGCTTCGCAGGACCTTGCGACACTATGACGTGGCCGGTCGACGACTGTATGACAAAGCAACCGAAATGATGGCGGAAAGCTCAAATTGGCGACTCCTGGCAAACAGTGTCGTCGATGTTTTGACAGCCAAAGAGAAATCTTTGTCCCACCACGCAGGCGTTCGACCGGAGCAGGGTGAAGACAGTGACGGAGGTATTTGAACTGGTTAACATGGGTGACATCTTTATGTTGTTTTCGTTTTTTGTCGATGACCAAAGCCTTGAATGATCTATCTGGTTTGTTTGTTTCGTCGTCCTTTTGATCTTATGAAAAGCTAATTAAACCTCTGTAGCGATTATTATATCTACTTTCATCGGTTCGTTCTCTGCTTATCGTGAATTGTTTGTTGTTACCAATAACTCAGCCCCTATGCCTGTAATTCACCCAAGTGAAACAAGTCGTTTGAGCGATTTAGACAAAATTACAGAATTGTCTCGAGCCGTTATCATTTAACGTTTACCACGCATGATTCCAGAACATTTCGGCAACTATTTACAACTCATGATTCTAACTAAGATGCTTGGATCAACAAAGATTACGAAGGGACTGGTTTATACAAGTACGTACCTCAGTGTGATTCCCTTCTTTGAAAAGTACGcgcttttttttttgggggttGTGAAAAACGTAAACGTACGCGCGTTAATCTGGCGAAACACCTCCCgccttttaaaatttttttatctttttaataaataaCCCTTAAACCTGATTAGACTGGTCATTAATTGGGAATTAATGTGGGTGCAATTACCAACGGCAATAAACGGATTTCTAACAAAAGCTATAACCACCGAAtgtattcaaaatttaaattatagcCTTAACCAAATCTTATCAATCATTCCACTTCAGTGAGTCAGCGAAAAATCCGTTCGTGTTGTCAGCCTTGGCCCGTTGATGGATGCACGGATTGATGTAGTCCTTGGAAGCAGGTAACTTGTTCATAATTACACTTACTATTTTGTATATTTAcggtttttaaatttttttttttgggtttggTCATCctgaaaaataacattttttttatccGGTATTTGGGCCAGAGAAATAGACTCGACCCAAAAACGAAAACCCGAACTCGCCAGAAACCCAACCCCTAATAACCGACCCCACTCGAAGCTCCTATCCTCTTCAGGGACGAAACTTTTTGGCTTCTAGAGGAAGACTTCATGGAAGGGTGATGGCGCACAGTGCTAAGGGGGTGGAACTCTgactaaattatttaattagatAGGATTCAGCCTTCATATCCGCTCGATTCACACGCTGTCCACTCTCTTGGTGTTCTCCTAACTAAGAATATCCCCTTCTTCTCTGTTCGTGCCTGGACGAGAAAATGGTACGAGAACACGCGAAAGGTGACGTCCTTAGGGTTATCAAAGCGGCAGGAGATCCGTCGCGACCGATGGTAGGTTAAAGCTTGCTCTTCTGTTCTTTCCATTATTTCTGACTCTCCTATCCGCATTGTGTTCTATCTCTGACGCCGACTCCTCATGTGCCCTTATATGCAGCGTCTACCGTTTCCGAATCGGCTCCTACCGAAAGGTAGCAACCATCTCTACGTCACGGTCGCCGATGGGTCAAACCATACCTACAAGATTGAATGCAGACCCAACGGGTGGAAAGAGATCGCTCTCGGCACGGGATGGCAAATGTTCTATCGTGAATACAAGCTCCAACCATCTAACATTCTGCTCTTCAAGCACAAGGGCAGAGACGACTTCAGCGTTCGCATCTTTCAGTCACCGGGTTTCGAGAGGACGTATGCTACGTCCGGTGATGAAGTCGTCGACGTCACACCCCAGAAGGTTCGACGGATCCGTACACACGCTCCTGAAGCGCCCCAGCGTCGAACGGGGTGCATCAATGTCCCCAGGAGCGCAGCTGCAGCTGAGGTGGAGCAGACATTTCGGTCCGAGCACCCCTTCTTCATCATGCACATCACGAAAAGGCTCTTGGGCACCCACTTCCTGGTAATGGCTTTCCCTCTCCACTGTATATACACGTGTTACGTTGTTTAACTTTGGGGACCGCATTATCTGTTTTGTTCCCCTGCTGTGCCCTCTATTAAAAGTAATGTGGCGGCCAATACCTGCTCTACATAAAGTGTTGTTCTTTCGATGGTCCTTACTTTGTAGGCATGTGTGCCATTCTACATAAAGTGTTGTTCCTCTGCATGCTAATTGTTCATGATGCCATCGTCAGTAGTTGTCGTTTCATTCTGTTTGACTGCATGCACATTGCATTCATGTTACACATCTCACTAACTACATCTCCTTGCTCCATTTTGGTTTGCCCAGCCAAATGTGCCGCACTTTGGAGACGACGTCAACGATTGTGTCATGGTGACTCTCAGATCGGAGGAGATCTCCGTCCAGGCCGTCTACAACAAATACGGGGGCAAGAGAAGGCGCAATTGTGGGGCCATTAGCAAAGGGTGGGTGGGTTTCTTGCGCAAGTGTAACATAAGTGTGCCCAAGCTGGCCGTCTTTGAGATCTCCAGCACCCACCCAGAAGTGGAGCTGTTGGTCAAATTTCTTGATTTTGAATGAATCCAACTGGGTTGATGACCTAGCTGGCCATGTTATTTTGGATTGCCTTTTCTGATTTGGCAACAACTATTTGTGTTCTGATTGTCGATGTGTTGCAACTGCTAGACTTCACTCATTTTGTACATGATATAATCTTATGACCGGTGTAACTAAGAACTTTTCAAAATATCAGTGTTCCTTAAATTACTTTACAATTCCAATTCACAAAGCAGCATGGATGCTCTCTACACTAATTTGCAACTTCAATCCATACAGCACCATGGATGCTCTAAAA
Above is a genomic segment from Arachis stenosperma cultivar V10309 chromosome 1, arast.V10309.gnm1.PFL2, whole genome shotgun sequence containing:
- the LOC130934143 gene encoding uncharacterized protein LOC130934143, whose protein sequence is MRSSATTEKGRIGEKAGYGRRKGKGKGKGKGVPPRVCPQTLLPREIWERIALRVASSSIQDLFNMQATCKVFLDICRSSAVFKVASMAEIPVVFGYDLEDRPEDGFLCVSARAGNPGAIFRIGMREFCWMGRHVAGVDTLLEAADAGDVPARYICAMLLLTPGVGDGTDAGRGVEMFENVLAAGKIEMCREIFGQLFANPLIGVHPSDPGKPVVCRSTVCPTRGTMGATNDSSTVSCVHCLAEFEVLHFFSLFTFR
- the LOC130934149 gene encoding uncharacterized protein LOC130934149 — its product is MVREHAKGDVLRVIKAAGDPSRPMRLPFPNRLLPKGSNHLYVTVADGSNHTYKIECRPNGWKEIALGTGWQMFYREYKLQPSNILLFKHKGRDDFSVRIFQSPGFERTYATSGDEVVDVTPQKVRRIRTHAPEAPQRRTGCINVPRSAAAAEVEQTFRSEHPFFIMHITKRLLGTHFLPNVPHFGDDVNDCVMVTLRSEEISVQAVYNKYGGKRRRNCGAISKGWVGFLRKCNISVPKLAVFEISSTHPEVELLVKFLDFE
- the LOC130934136 gene encoding uncharacterized protein LOC130934136 — protein: MVASNSIEDLFNMQASCWLFACACNSDAVYRHTLVSVLPIACFLDYSGTPAMTFLRRCAIARNPAAMLRVGMSHLFWCGHRRGGMRTLTEAAELGDVEACYIAAMLLLSLGDKTDDEVSRGFELFCVVRESGKVERCREVFTQVFAGPWSDIPPANPEDSVSCRSGSCRTRGTIGDDSDLSTVACVQCLAEYEVRKFLGLIAFK